In one Lolium rigidum isolate FL_2022 chromosome 3, APGP_CSIRO_Lrig_0.1, whole genome shotgun sequence genomic region, the following are encoded:
- the LOC124697876 gene encoding mitochondrial substrate carrier family protein B-like, which translates to MQTEARVGMAAAATVDGAAAVATRRYSTQQQPQPQQQQLATPLHLLAGGVAGAVSKTCTAPLARLTILFQVQGMHSDVATMRNTTIWREASRIVYEEGPRAFWKGNLVTIAHRLPYSSISFYAYEKYKYWLQMLPGLDKNSGLGADVGVRMLGGGLSGITAASMTYPLDLVRTRLAAQTNTAYYRGISHALFAICRDEGPRGLYKGLGATLLGVGPSIAISFSVYETLRSHWLLERPCDSPVLISLACGSLSGIASSTFTFPLDLVRRRKQLEGAGGRANVYKTGLFGTFTHIVRTEGYKGLYRGILPEYCKVVPSVGLIFMTYETLKSMFTGGASDE; encoded by the exons ATGCAGACGGAGGCGAGGGTGGGGATGGCGGCCGCCGCGACCGtggacggcgccgccgccgtcgccacgcGCCGCTATTCCacgcagcagcagccgcagccgcagcagcagcagctcgcgacgccgctccacctcctcgccggcggcgtcgccggcgccgtcagcaagacctGCACCGCGCCGCTCGCCCGCCTCACCATACTCTTCCAG GTGCAAGGGATGCACTCGGACGTGGCCACCATGCGCAACACTACCATATGGCGCGAGGCGTCCCGCATCGTCTACGAAGAAGGTCCCCGAGCGTTCTGGAAAGGGAACCTTGTCACTATCGCGCACCGGCTACCTTACTCCTCGATTAGTTTCTACGCGTACGAGAAATATAAATAT TGGCTCCAGATGTTGCCTGGTCTCGACAAGAACAGCGGATTAGGTGCCGATGTTGGTGTCAGAATGCTAGGCGGTGGCTTGTCTGGGATAACGGCAGCTTCTATGACATACCCGCTGGATTTGGTACGGACACGTCTGGCTGCTCAG ACAAACACAGCTTACTACAGGGGCATATCTCATGCTCTGTTTGCGATCTGCAGAGATGAGGGCCCCAGGGGGTTGTACAAGGGTCTTGGTGCCACTTTACTG GGAGTAGGCCCCAGCATTGCGATAAGCTTCTCAGTTTATGAAACGCTGCGATCCCATTGGCTATTAGAGAG GCCATGTGATTCCCCAGTCTTGATCAGTTTGGCTTGTGGAAGTCTTTCCGGAATTGCATCATCAACTT TTACATTTCCGTTGGATCTTGTAAGACGCCGCAAGCAGCTGGAAGGTGCAGGTGGGAGGGCTAATGTCTACAAGACAGGACTATTTGGAACATTCACACATATTGTCCGCACAGAAGGTTATAAAGGATTGTATAGAGGGATCTTGCCTGAGTACTGCAAGGTGGTTCCGAGCGTTGGCCTCATTTTTATGACGTACGAGACACTGAAGTCCATGTTCACAGGAGGGGCATCAGATGAATAG